A genome region from Streptomyces sp. S4.7 includes the following:
- a CDS encoding response regulator → MAPPAGGDPRGPVRVLVVDDEPQIVRALVINLKARKYEVDAAADGASALELAAARHPDVVVLDLGLPDMDGVEIIKGLRGWTRVPILVLSARQTSDEKVEALDAGADDYVTKPFGMDELLARLRAAVRRAEPVGSGDDGGVAMVETEGFTVDLVAKKVHREGRDVRLTPTEWHLLEVLVRNTGRLVSQKQLLQEVWGPSYGTETNYLRVYMAQLRRKLEADPSHPRHFVTEPGMGYRFDR, encoded by the coding sequence ATGGCGCCTCCCGCCGGGGGAGACCCCCGAGGGCCCGTGAGGGTGCTCGTGGTCGACGACGAGCCGCAGATCGTGCGCGCTCTCGTGATCAACCTGAAGGCCCGCAAGTACGAGGTCGACGCCGCCGCCGACGGCGCGAGCGCCCTGGAACTCGCCGCCGCCCGCCACCCCGACGTCGTCGTGCTCGACCTCGGCCTGCCCGACATGGACGGCGTGGAGATCATCAAGGGCCTGCGCGGCTGGACCCGCGTACCGATCCTGGTGCTCTCCGCGCGCCAGACCTCCGACGAGAAGGTCGAGGCGCTGGACGCGGGCGCCGACGACTACGTCACCAAGCCCTTCGGCATGGACGAACTCCTCGCCCGGCTGCGCGCCGCCGTCCGCCGCGCCGAGCCCGTCGGCTCCGGCGACGACGGCGGGGTCGCGATGGTCGAGACGGAGGGCTTCACCGTCGACCTGGTGGCCAAGAAGGTGCACCGGGAGGGCCGCGACGTACGGCTCACCCCGACCGAGTGGCACCTCCTGGAGGTGCTCGTGCGCAACACCGGCCGCCTCGTCAGCCAGAAACAGCTCCTCCAGGAGGTCTGGGGGCCCTCCTACGGCACGGAGACCAACTATCTGCGGGTCTACATGGCCCAGCTCCGCCGCAAGCTGGAGGCGGACCCCTCGCACCCCAGGCACTTCGTCACCGAGCCCGGTATGGGCTACCGGTTCGACCGATGA
- a CDS encoding TrkA family potassium uptake protein, with protein MRVAIAGAGAVGRSIAGELLENGHEILLIDKAPTAISVERVPMAEWLLADACEITSLDEAALQRCNVVIAATGDDKVNLVVSLLAKTEYGVPRVVARVNNPKNEWLFNESWGVDVAVSTPRLMSALVEEAVSVGDLVRLLRFSHGDANLVELTLPPESAVTGTQVGDVNWPEDTSLVTIIRGSRVLTPHAEETLEAGDELLFVAAQAREEQLEDLLSVRREDA; from the coding sequence ATGCGCGTCGCGATTGCCGGAGCAGGCGCGGTGGGTCGTTCCATCGCGGGCGAACTGCTGGAGAACGGCCACGAGATCCTGCTGATCGACAAGGCGCCCACCGCCATCTCGGTCGAACGGGTCCCGATGGCGGAGTGGCTGCTGGCCGACGCTTGCGAGATCACCTCGCTGGACGAGGCGGCGCTCCAGCGCTGCAACGTCGTGATCGCGGCGACCGGCGACGACAAGGTCAACCTGGTCGTCTCGCTGCTGGCCAAGACGGAGTACGGCGTACCGAGGGTGGTCGCCCGCGTCAACAACCCCAAGAACGAGTGGCTGTTCAACGAGTCCTGGGGCGTGGACGTCGCGGTGTCGACGCCGCGGCTGATGTCGGCGCTGGTGGAGGAGGCGGTGAGCGTCGGCGATCTCGTACGGCTGCTGCGCTTCAGCCACGGCGACGCGAACCTCGTGGAGCTGACGCTGCCGCCGGAGTCGGCGGTGACGGGGACCCAGGTCGGGGACGTGAACTGGCCGGAGGACACGTCGCTGGTGACGATCATCCGGGGCTCGCGGGTGCTGACGCCGCACGCGGAGGAGACGCTGGAGGCGGGGGACGAGCTGCTGTTCGTGGCGGCGCAGGCGCGGGAGGAGCAGTTGGAGGACCTGCTGTCGGTGCGCCGGGAAGACGCGTAG
- a CDS encoding TrkA family potassium uptake protein has translation MHIVIMGCGRVGAALATSLERQGHTVAVIDQDPTAFRRLGSGFGGRRVNGVGFDQDTLRDAGIEDAGAFAAVSSGDNSNIIAARVAREMFGIENVAARIYDPRRAEVYQRLGIPTVATVRWTADQMLRRLLPSGAETLWRDPSGGVQLAEVHTSAGWIGHKISTLQEETGVRVAFLTRLGEAILPTSQTVLQEGDLVHVMMRTDDIQKVEAAFAEGPEEGGH, from the coding sequence GTGCACATCGTCATCATGGGCTGCGGCCGAGTGGGAGCCGCGCTCGCGACCAGCCTGGAGCGGCAGGGGCACACGGTCGCGGTCATCGACCAGGACCCCACGGCGTTCCGCAGGCTCGGCTCCGGCTTCGGCGGGCGGCGTGTCAACGGCGTCGGCTTCGACCAGGACACCTTGCGCGACGCGGGCATCGAGGACGCGGGCGCGTTCGCCGCGGTCAGCAGCGGCGACAACTCGAACATCATCGCCGCCCGGGTGGCCCGCGAGATGTTCGGCATCGAGAACGTGGCCGCGCGCATCTACGACCCCCGGCGCGCGGAGGTCTACCAGCGGCTCGGCATCCCGACCGTGGCGACCGTCCGCTGGACCGCCGACCAGATGCTCCGGCGGCTGCTGCCGTCCGGCGCGGAGACGCTGTGGCGCGACCCGAGCGGCGGCGTACAGCTCGCCGAGGTCCACACGTCGGCCGGCTGGATCGGCCACAAGATCAGCACCCTCCAGGAGGAGACGGGCGTCCGGGTCGCGTTCCTCACCCGGCTCGGCGAGGCCATACTGCCCACGTCGCAGACCGTGCTCCAGGAGGGCGACCTCGTCCACGTGATGATGCGTACGGACGACATCCAGAAGGTCGAGGCGGCTTTCGCCGAGGGCCCCGAGGAGGGCGGTCACTGA
- a CDS encoding sensor histidine kinase KdpD encodes MGRGKLRIYLGAAPGVGKTYAMLSEAHRRVERGTDCVVAFVEHHNRPRTEVMLQGLEQIHRRELPHRGTVFTEMDVDAVIERRPAVALVDELAHTNVPGSRNPKRWQDVEELLQAGIDVVSTVNIQHLESLGDVVESITGVRQRETVPDEMVRRADQIELVDMSPQALRRRMAHGNIYQPDKVNAALSHYFRPGNLTALRELALLWTADRVDEYLQQYRGEHNIRTTWQARERIAVGLTGGPEGRTLIRRAARMAAKGSGSEILAVYIARSDGLTSASPKELTVQRTLVEDLGGTFHHVIGDDVPSALLEFARGVNATQIVLGSSRRKAWQYMFGPGVGATVARESGPDLDVHIVTHEEVAKGRGLPVAHGARLGRSRIISGWLAGVVAPVLLTLLLTALHDTLGLANDVLLFLFLTVLAALLGGLRPALASAAVGSILLNFYFTPPTHNLTIQDPRNLVAIVIFFAVAVAVASVVDLAARRTHQAARLRAESEILSFLAGSVLRGETTLDALLERVRETFSMESVALLERAGDVDPWTRAGSVGPRPVDRPEAADVDMPVGDHMALALSGRVLPAEDRRVLSAFAAQAAVVLDRQRLVGEAEGARRLAEGNRIRTALLAAVSHDLRTPLAAIKAAVTSLRSDDVEWSDEDHAELLEGIENGADRLDHLVGNLLDMSRLQTGTVTPLIREIDLDEVVPMALGGVPEDSVDLDIPESLPMVAVDPGLLERAVANIVENAVKYSPDGTRVTVAASSLGARVQVRVVDRGPGVPDEAKERIFEPFQRHGDAPRGAGVGLGLAVARGFVDAMEGTLTAEDTPGGGLTMVLDLTAVPGLAPAGPELPAQVVS; translated from the coding sequence ATGGGACGCGGCAAGCTGAGGATCTATCTGGGCGCGGCACCGGGCGTCGGCAAGACGTACGCGATGCTCTCCGAGGCGCACCGGCGCGTCGAGCGCGGCACCGACTGTGTCGTGGCCTTCGTCGAGCACCACAACCGGCCGCGCACCGAGGTCATGCTCCAGGGCCTCGAACAGATCCACCGCCGGGAGCTGCCGCACCGGGGCACCGTCTTCACCGAGATGGACGTCGACGCGGTCATCGAGCGCCGCCCCGCCGTCGCCCTGGTCGACGAGCTGGCCCACACCAACGTGCCGGGCTCCCGCAACCCCAAACGCTGGCAGGACGTCGAGGAACTGCTCCAGGCCGGGATCGACGTCGTCTCCACCGTCAACATCCAGCACCTGGAGTCACTCGGTGATGTCGTCGAGTCGATAACGGGCGTACGGCAGCGCGAGACCGTACCCGACGAGATGGTCAGACGGGCCGACCAGATCGAACTCGTCGACATGTCGCCCCAGGCGCTGCGCCGCCGCATGGCGCACGGCAACATCTACCAGCCCGACAAGGTCAACGCCGCGCTCTCGCACTACTTCCGCCCCGGCAACCTCACCGCGCTGCGCGAACTCGCCCTCCTCTGGACCGCCGACCGCGTCGACGAGTACCTCCAGCAGTACCGCGGCGAGCACAACATCCGCACCACCTGGCAGGCCCGCGAGCGCATCGCCGTCGGCCTCACCGGCGGGCCCGAGGGCCGTACGCTCATCCGCCGCGCCGCCCGCATGGCCGCCAAGGGATCCGGCAGCGAGATCCTCGCCGTCTACATCGCCCGCAGCGACGGCCTCACCTCCGCTTCGCCCAAGGAACTGACCGTCCAGCGCACCCTGGTCGAGGATCTCGGCGGCACCTTCCACCACGTCATCGGGGACGACGTGCCCTCAGCCCTGCTGGAATTCGCCCGCGGCGTCAACGCCACCCAGATCGTCCTCGGCTCCAGCCGCCGCAAGGCCTGGCAGTACATGTTCGGGCCCGGCGTCGGCGCCACCGTCGCCCGCGAGTCCGGACCCGACCTGGACGTCCACATCGTCACCCACGAGGAGGTCGCCAAGGGCCGGGGCCTGCCCGTCGCGCACGGCGCCCGCCTCGGCCGCTCCCGGATCATCTCCGGCTGGCTGGCCGGCGTCGTCGCACCCGTCCTGCTGACGCTGCTGCTCACCGCGCTGCACGACACCCTCGGCCTGGCCAACGACGTCCTGCTCTTTCTCTTCCTGACCGTCCTCGCCGCACTGCTCGGCGGACTGCGACCGGCCCTGGCGTCGGCCGCCGTCGGCTCGATCCTGCTGAACTTCTACTTCACCCCACCGACCCACAACCTCACCATCCAGGACCCCAGGAACCTCGTCGCCATCGTGATCTTCTTCGCGGTCGCCGTCGCCGTGGCGTCCGTGGTCGACCTCGCGGCCCGGCGTACCCACCAGGCCGCCAGACTCCGCGCCGAGTCCGAGATCCTGTCCTTCCTGGCCGGCAGCGTGCTGCGCGGCGAGACCACCCTGGACGCGCTGCTGGAGCGCGTGCGCGAGACGTTCTCCATGGAGTCCGTGGCACTGCTGGAACGCGCCGGCGACGTCGACCCGTGGACCCGCGCGGGCAGCGTCGGACCCCGGCCCGTCGACCGCCCCGAGGCCGCCGACGTCGACATGCCCGTCGGCGACCACATGGCGCTCGCGCTGTCCGGCCGGGTACTGCCCGCCGAGGACCGCCGCGTGCTCTCCGCCTTCGCCGCCCAGGCCGCCGTCGTACTGGACCGCCAGCGCCTGGTGGGCGAGGCCGAGGGCGCCCGCAGGCTCGCGGAGGGCAACCGGATACGCACGGCCCTGCTCGCCGCCGTCAGCCACGACCTGCGCACCCCCCTCGCCGCCATCAAGGCCGCCGTCACCTCGCTCCGCTCCGACGACGTCGAATGGTCCGACGAGGACCACGCCGAACTCCTCGAAGGCATCGAGAACGGCGCCGACCGCCTCGACCATCTCGTGGGCAACCTCCTCGACATGTCGCGGCTCCAGACCGGCACCGTCACCCCGCTGATCCGCGAGATCGACCTGGACGAGGTCGTCCCCATGGCGCTCGGCGGCGTCCCCGAGGACAGCGTCGACCTGGACATCCCGGAGTCGCTGCCGATGGTGGCCGTCGACCCCGGCCTGCTGGAGCGCGCGGTGGCCAACATCGTCGAGAACGCCGTCAAGTACAGCCCCGACGGCACCCGCGTCACCGTCGCGGCCAGCTCGCTCGGCGCCCGCGTACAGGTACGGGTCGTGGACCGCGGTCCCGGCGTCCCCGACGAGGCCAAGGAACGCATCTTCGAGCCCTTCCAGCGCCACGGGGACGCCCCGCGCGGGGCGGGCGTCGGCCTGGGCCTCGCCGTCGCCCGCGGCTTCGTGGACGCGATGGAGGGCACCCTCACCGCCGAGGACACCCCCGGCGGCGGACTCACCATGGTCCTCGATCTCACGGCCGTACCGGGCCTCGCGCCGGCCGGCCCCGAACTACCCGCACAGGTCGTGTCATGA
- a CDS encoding OB-fold nucleic acid binding domain-containing protein: MSAEKPTGRFRRMLDRLSSSQGDLESEELREDTQASGCTRISDCGDRQIVTVTGTLRTVTLRPRAGVPALEAELFDGTAPLDVVWLGRRSIAGIEPGRKLIASGRISMSHGRRVLFNPKYELRPLGQE, translated from the coding sequence ATGAGTGCTGAGAAGCCGACCGGCCGCTTCCGCCGGATGCTCGACCGGCTGTCCAGCTCCCAAGGGGACCTGGAATCCGAGGAGCTGCGTGAGGACACGCAGGCCTCGGGCTGCACACGCATCAGCGACTGCGGCGACCGCCAGATAGTCACGGTGACTGGTACGTTGCGGACGGTCACCCTGCGTCCACGGGCCGGTGTGCCCGCGCTGGAGGCGGAGCTGTTCGACGGCACCGCGCCGCTGGACGTGGTGTGGCTGGGACGGCGCTCCATCGCGGGCATAGAGCCGGGCCGCAAGCTCATCGCATCCGGCCGGATCTCCATGAGCCACGGCCGTAGGGTGCTGTTCAACCCCAAATACGAACTCCGACCGCTCGGACAGGAGTAG
- a CDS encoding winged helix-turn-helix domain-containing protein codes for MQQVPTGDELLKVLGALGNPHRMRIVGALLEGRNYVSRLARELGIGRPLLHMHLQRLEAAGLVVGTLELSESGKAMKYFELTPFCFALTPQSVATAAQTLTQEEGTTMKESAK; via the coding sequence ATGCAACAGGTCCCGACCGGCGACGAGCTGCTGAAAGTGCTCGGCGCGCTCGGCAATCCACACCGGATGCGGATCGTCGGCGCGCTCCTGGAGGGCCGGAACTACGTCAGCAGGCTCGCCCGCGAACTCGGCATCGGCCGTCCGCTGCTGCACATGCACCTCCAGCGGCTGGAGGCGGCCGGTCTGGTCGTCGGGACGCTGGAGCTGTCCGAGAGCGGCAAGGCGATGAAGTACTTCGAGCTGACGCCGTTCTGTTTCGCCCTGACCCCCCAGTCCGTCGCCACGGCGGCGCAGACGCTCACCCAGGAAGAGGGAACGACCATGAAGGAGTCCGCGAAATGA
- a CDS encoding DUF3159 domain-containing protein, which produces MTSTDKPATTDPSTSGAPQGADPQTDADAKAVTEAALFEAFGGVRGMVETVVPGLLFVTIFTINKDLHVSAIAALAVSLLLVAVRLIRRDTVKHAFSGVFGVAFGVVFAMMTGNAKDFYLPGMLYTLGLAVAYIGTSVAGVPLIGLILGPVFKENLSWRTRNPGRKAAYTKASYAWGFILLAKCAILFPLYWWADTTQLGWVLVSLKIPPFLLAVYLTWVFLAKAPAPIDVFAEMEAEEASREQR; this is translated from the coding sequence GTGACGTCAACCGACAAGCCCGCGACGACAGACCCCAGTACCTCGGGCGCCCCCCAGGGCGCCGACCCGCAGACCGACGCCGATGCCAAGGCCGTCACCGAGGCCGCGCTCTTCGAGGCGTTCGGCGGCGTGCGCGGCATGGTGGAGACGGTCGTCCCCGGACTGCTCTTCGTCACGATCTTCACGATCAACAAGGACCTGCACGTCTCGGCGATCGCCGCGCTCGCGGTGTCGCTGCTGCTGGTCGCCGTCCGGCTGATCCGCCGCGACACGGTGAAGCACGCCTTCAGCGGCGTCTTCGGGGTCGCCTTCGGTGTGGTCTTCGCGATGATGACCGGCAACGCGAAGGACTTCTATCTGCCGGGCATGCTCTACACGCTGGGGCTGGCCGTCGCCTACATCGGGACCAGCGTCGCGGGGGTGCCGCTGATCGGGTTGATCCTGGGGCCGGTCTTCAAGGAGAACCTGTCCTGGCGCACGCGGAACCCGGGGCGCAAAGCGGCGTACACGAAGGCGAGTTACGCGTGGGGGTTCATCCTCCTCGCGAAGTGCGCGATCCTCTTCCCGCTGTACTGGTGGGCGGACACGACGCAGCTGGGCTGGGTACTGGTGTCGCTGAAGATCCCGCCGTTCCTGCTGGCGGTGTATCTGACGTGGGTGTTCCTGGCGAAGGCGCCGGCGCCGATTGACGTCTTCGCCGAGATGGAGGCGGAGGAAGCTTCGCGGGAGCAGCGGTAG
- a CDS encoding APC family permease, translated as MPKLTDVPKRILIGRALRSDRLGETLLPKRIALPVFASDPLSSVAYAPGEVLLVLSIAGASAYHFSPWIALAVVVLMFTVVASYRQNVHAYPSGGGDYEVATTNLGPKAGLTVASALLVDYVLTVAVSIASGVENLGSAVPFVIENKVPCAIGIIVILTLMNLRGVRESGKLFAIPTYIFVTGVFIMILWGAYRGLVLDDTMSAPTAHFEIKAEESGLAGFALVFLLLRAFSSGCAALTGVEAISNGVPAFRKPKSRNAATTLAMMGTLAVTMFCGIIGLAMATDVKMAEFPGKDLLRDGVPVGDGYVQNPVITQVAAAVFGADTFFFVLLAGATALVLFLAANTAYNGFPLLGSILAQDRYLPRQLHTRGDRLAFSNGIVLLAGAAILLVWLYGADSTKLIQLYIVGVFVSFTLSQTGMVRHWNRHLRTERDKAKRRRMIRSRAINAFGATFTGLVLIVVLATKFTHGAWVALLGMVIFYGTMSAIRRHYDRVAEEIAAAEAPGPDSVRPSRVHTIVLVSKVHKPTLRALAFAKLTRSDRLEALSINVDPAETKQLREEWERRGINVPLKILDSPYREITRPVIEYVKGLRTESPRDVVSIFIPEYVVGRWYEQVLHNQSALRLKGRLLFSPGVMVTSVPYQLESSEVAKKRARRRAEWSAPGSVRRGPVDTRPKKEPTGKS; from the coding sequence GTGCCGAAACTGACCGACGTGCCCAAACGGATCCTGATCGGGAGGGCGCTGCGTAGCGACAGGTTGGGAGAAACGCTCCTTCCCAAACGCATCGCACTGCCCGTCTTCGCCTCCGACCCGCTCTCCTCGGTGGCCTACGCGCCGGGGGAAGTCCTCCTGGTGCTCTCCATCGCGGGCGCTTCGGCGTACCACTTCAGCCCGTGGATCGCACTGGCCGTGGTGGTCCTGATGTTCACCGTCGTCGCCTCCTACCGTCAGAACGTGCACGCCTATCCGAGCGGCGGCGGCGACTACGAGGTCGCCACCACCAACCTCGGGCCCAAGGCCGGTCTGACCGTCGCGAGCGCCCTGCTCGTCGACTACGTCCTGACCGTGGCCGTCTCGATCGCCTCCGGCGTCGAGAACCTCGGCTCGGCGGTCCCCTTCGTCATCGAGAACAAAGTCCCGTGCGCGATCGGGATAATCGTCATCCTGACGCTGATGAATCTGCGCGGCGTACGGGAGTCGGGCAAGCTCTTCGCCATCCCGACGTACATCTTCGTCACCGGCGTCTTCATCATGATCCTGTGGGGCGCCTACCGAGGGCTCGTACTCGACGACACCATGAGCGCGCCCACCGCCCACTTCGAGATCAAGGCGGAGGAGAGCGGACTGGCCGGGTTCGCGCTGGTCTTCCTCCTGCTGCGCGCGTTCTCCTCCGGCTGTGCGGCCCTCACCGGCGTCGAGGCCATCAGCAACGGCGTCCCCGCCTTCCGCAAGCCCAAGAGCAGGAACGCGGCCACCACGCTGGCGATGATGGGCACCCTCGCCGTCACCATGTTCTGCGGCATCATCGGCCTGGCCATGGCCACCGATGTGAAGATGGCCGAGTTCCCCGGCAAGGACCTGCTGCGCGACGGTGTGCCGGTCGGTGACGGCTACGTCCAGAACCCGGTCATCACCCAGGTCGCCGCCGCCGTCTTCGGGGCGGACACCTTCTTCTTCGTCCTGCTCGCCGGCGCCACCGCGCTCGTGCTGTTCCTGGCCGCCAACACCGCGTACAACGGCTTCCCGCTGCTCGGCTCGATCCTCGCGCAGGACCGCTATCTGCCGCGCCAGCTCCACACCCGCGGCGACCGCCTCGCCTTCTCCAACGGCATCGTGCTGCTGGCCGGCGCCGCCATCCTGCTGGTGTGGCTCTACGGGGCCGACTCGACCAAGCTGATCCAGCTCTACATCGTCGGTGTCTTCGTCTCGTTCACCCTCAGCCAGACGGGCATGGTCCGGCACTGGAACCGCCATCTGCGGACCGAACGCGACAAGGCCAAGCGCCGCCGCATGATCCGCTCACGCGCGATCAACGCCTTCGGCGCCACCTTCACCGGGCTCGTCCTGATCGTCGTGCTGGCCACCAAGTTCACGCACGGGGCATGGGTCGCCCTGCTGGGCATGGTGATCTTCTACGGGACGATGAGCGCGATCCGCCGGCACTACGACCGCGTGGCCGAGGAGATCGCCGCCGCCGAGGCCCCCGGCCCCGACAGCGTACGGCCCTCCCGCGTCCACACCATCGTGCTCGTCTCCAAGGTCCACAAGCCGACGCTGCGCGCGCTCGCCTTCGCGAAGCTGACACGCTCCGACCGGCTGGAGGCGCTCTCCATCAACGTCGACCCCGCCGAGACGAAGCAGTTGAGGGAGGAGTGGGAGCGGCGCGGCATCAATGTCCCGCTGAAGATCCTCGACTCCCCCTACCGCGAGATCACCCGGCCCGTGATCGAGTACGTGAAGGGCCTGCGCACCGAGAGTCCGCGCGACGTCGTCAGCATCTTCATTCCCGAGTACGTGGTCGGCCGCTGGTACGAGCAGGTGCTGCACAACCAGAGCGCGCTCCGGCTCAAGGGGCGGCTGCTCTTCTCCCCGGGCGTGATGGTGACCTCCGTGCCGTACCAGCTGGAGTCCTCCGAGGTCGCGAAGAAGAGGGCCAGACGGCGTGCGGAGTGGAGCGCGCCCGGCTCGGTGCGGCGGGGGCCGGTGGACACACGGCCGAAGAAGGAGCCCACGGGGAAGTCCTGA
- a CDS encoding MMPL family transporter, whose amino-acid sequence MTTLPKRLAGAPGGSRGKWFVLVAWLILVVALGPLAGKLGEVEETGPNAFLPRGAESARVNTELERFRTDTLMPAVVVYTGEGAAAKAGADRERFAPYVAEGEQLPPAVRSEDGEALMAVVPLSYEDEITDTVDRLRDIAGANAPPGVEAEVGGPAASLTDSVAVFGTLDATLMIATGLVVAVLLLITYRSPLLWLFPLLSVGFAAVLTQVGTYLLAKYGHLPVDPQSAGILMVLVFGVGTDYALLLIARYREELHRLEDRHEAMRTALRRSGPAILASAGTVAIGLVTLAFADINSSRSMGLVGAVGVVCAFLAMVTVLPALLVIAGRWVFWPFVPRFGTPVRKEATVWSRIGALVARRPRWSWLMSVGVTGVLALSAVGIDMGLRQSEMFQEKPESVVAQELISAHYPSGASDPAKVVTRADRAADVGAALRDVEGVARVEDGDRTPDGRLATLSVVLTDTPDSAAAKATVDRLRDAVRTVDGADALVGGATAQTLDTQRAADRDLRTVIPVVLVVVLVVLILLLRALVAPVLLLATVVLSYFAALGASNLLFEHVFGFAGVDWSIPLMGFVFLVALGIDYNIFLMHRVREEALRIGHRRGVLEGLTSTGGVITSAGVVLAATFAVFAALPLVTMAQMGVIVGIGVLLDTFLVRTVLVPALALDLGRRFWWPGLLFARGAHDGPAGPSERPAGERSPEHV is encoded by the coding sequence ATGACCACGTTGCCGAAGCGGCTCGCCGGGGCACCCGGCGGCAGCCGCGGGAAGTGGTTCGTCCTGGTCGCCTGGCTCATCCTCGTCGTCGCGCTCGGCCCGCTCGCGGGCAAGCTCGGCGAGGTCGAGGAGACGGGGCCGAACGCGTTCCTGCCCCGTGGCGCGGAATCGGCCCGGGTCAACACCGAGCTGGAGAGGTTCCGCACCGACACGCTGATGCCGGCGGTCGTCGTCTACACCGGCGAGGGGGCCGCGGCGAAGGCCGGCGCGGACCGCGAGCGCTTCGCGCCGTACGTCGCCGAGGGCGAGCAACTGCCGCCCGCCGTACGGTCCGAGGACGGCGAGGCCCTGATGGCCGTCGTGCCCCTGTCGTACGAGGACGAGATCACCGACACGGTCGACAGGCTCCGCGACATCGCCGGCGCCAACGCCCCACCCGGTGTCGAGGCCGAGGTCGGCGGCCCCGCCGCCTCCCTGACCGACTCCGTCGCCGTCTTCGGCACCCTCGACGCGACCCTGATGATCGCGACCGGGCTCGTCGTCGCCGTCCTGCTGCTGATCACCTACCGCAGCCCCCTGCTGTGGCTGTTCCCGTTGCTGTCCGTCGGCTTCGCCGCCGTACTCACCCAGGTCGGTACGTATCTGCTCGCCAAGTACGGCCATCTGCCGGTCGATCCGCAGAGCGCGGGCATCCTGATGGTGCTCGTCTTCGGCGTCGGCACGGACTACGCACTGCTGCTCATCGCCCGCTACCGCGAGGAACTGCACCGCCTGGAGGACCGGCACGAGGCGATGCGGACCGCGCTGCGCCGCTCCGGCCCGGCGATCCTCGCCTCGGCGGGCACCGTCGCGATCGGGCTGGTCACTCTGGCGTTCGCCGACATCAACTCCTCACGCTCCATGGGGCTGGTCGGCGCCGTCGGGGTGGTCTGCGCGTTCCTCGCGATGGTCACGGTGCTGCCCGCGCTGCTGGTGATCGCCGGCCGCTGGGTCTTCTGGCCGTTCGTCCCGCGCTTCGGCACCCCCGTCCGCAAGGAGGCCACCGTGTGGTCCCGGATCGGCGCCCTGGTCGCCCGGCGCCCGCGCTGGTCCTGGCTGATGTCGGTGGGCGTCACCGGAGTCCTCGCGCTCAGCGCGGTCGGCATCGACATGGGGCTGCGGCAGTCGGAGATGTTCCAGGAGAAGCCCGAATCGGTCGTGGCGCAGGAACTGATCTCCGCGCACTACCCGTCGGGCGCCTCCGATCCGGCGAAGGTCGTCACCCGCGCCGACCGCGCCGCCGACGTCGGGGCGGCCCTGCGGGACGTCGAGGGCGTCGCACGCGTGGAGGACGGCGACCGTACGCCCGACGGACGCCTCGCCACGCTGTCGGTGGTGCTGACCGACACCCCGGACAGCGCTGCGGCCAAGGCCACCGTCGACCGGCTCAGGGACGCCGTACGGACGGTGGACGGCGCCGACGCCCTCGTCGGCGGGGCGACCGCGCAGACCCTCGACACCCAGCGGGCCGCCGACCGCGATCTGCGCACGGTCATCCCCGTGGTGCTGGTGGTGGTGCTGGTCGTACTGATCCTGCTGCTGCGCGCCCTGGTCGCACCGGTGCTGCTGCTCGCGACGGTCGTCCTGTCGTACTTCGCCGCGCTCGGCGCGTCGAACCTCCTGTTCGAGCACGTCTTCGGCTTCGCCGGTGTCGACTGGTCGATCCCGCTGATGGGCTTCGTGTTCCTGGTCGCGCTCGGCATCGACTACAACATCTTCCTGATGCACCGGGTCCGCGAGGAGGCGCTGCGGATCGGCCACAGGCGCGGCGTACTGGAGGGCCTGACCAGCACCGGAGGTGTGATCACCTCGGCGGGCGTGGTGCTCGCCGCGACCTTCGCCGTCTTCGCGGCGCTGCCGCTGGTGACGATGGCGCAGATGGGGGTGATCGTCGGGATCGGAGTCCTGCTTGACACCTTCCTGGTCCGTACGGTGCTGGTGCCCGCCCTCGCGCTGGACCTGGGGCGCCGGTTCTGGTGGCCGGGGCTGCTCTTCGCCCGGGGCGCCCACGACGGTCCGGCGGGGCCGTCCGAGCGGCCGGCGGGGGAGCGCTCGCCCGAGCACGTCTGA